One genomic segment of Candidatus Melainabacteria bacterium includes these proteins:
- a CDS encoding 50S ribosomal protein L25, with amino-acid sequence MAKQLIIKAKPRENKKPNALRASGFVPATVYGHGFHSESIQLSAKEFSKIPHKAYSHINQLEIDGKEKYPVLIRNVQTDPIKNNYFLNIEFYKIRSDEKITVKVPLNFIGHSQAVVAGGVLIVSLSELEIQCLPADIPDAIDINLDDIKEIGQAICISDLKIQEKITILTRKEEVIAKVEIPKTHEVEEKAPEIAEAAAAAPAEGTQAATAAPGKEAAPQAASKQAAAPQAKTQEVKPAKK; translated from the coding sequence GTGGCAAAACAACTTATAATTAAAGCAAAACCTCGTGAAAATAAAAAACCAAATGCACTTAGAGCAAGTGGTTTTGTACCAGCTACTGTTTATGGTCATGGATTTCATTCTGAATCAATTCAACTTAGTGCAAAAGAATTTTCAAAGATCCCACATAAAGCATATTCTCACATTAATCAATTAGAAATTGACGGGAAAGAAAAATATCCTGTCTTGATTAGAAATGTTCAAACTGATCCAATAAAAAATAATTACTTTTTAAATATTGAGTTTTATAAAATTAGAAGTGATGAAAAGATTACAGTTAAAGTGCCACTTAATTTTATAGGGCACTCACAAGCAGTAGTTGCTGGTGGAGTTTTAATTGTTTCACTTAGTGAGCTAGAAATCCAATGCTTACCAGCCGATATTCCAGATGCTATTGATATAAACTTAGATGATATTAAAGAAATTGGACAAGCAATTTGTATAAGTGATTTAAAAATACAGGAGAAGATTACTATACTTACAAGAAAAGAAGAAGTAATTGCAAAAGTAGAAATTCCAAAGACACATGAAGTAGAAGAGAAAGCTCCAGAAATAGCTGAAGCTGCTGCTGCTGCACCAGCTGAAGGTACTCAAGCAGCAACAGCAGCACCTGGTAAAGAAGCTGCTCCACAAGCTGCTAGTAAGCAAGCAGCTGCTCCACAGGCAAAAACACAAGAAGTAAAACCAGCAAAGAAATAG
- a CDS encoding glycosyltransferase family 9 protein — translation MKRIVLCRLGGIGDVIHTLPLVKYLRNKYKEASIEYITSENISELLTKCCPYIDRVWVYKKGFRIQDSVNYFFNLHTSLKFFFFNLFHIRAKKYFQYKKDNNFHAVVNFAKTYDKELSALHLDMKTIFVNNSTDILTKSGLAATKYICFVPGVGKVRIHRAWPFENWFSLTKKILNCKRDYKVVFLGGEDEKEIFQNSSFNNQVVNLIGKLCLSKVAKIISGASCLVSCDTGLLHIASALSKKVIGLYGPTLPQRTGPFTNDYQILSAKDCKCINKKKCSFINGGYCMNSLSIDKVLETISLLVLLLVFLPVEQLLAY, via the coding sequence ATGAAACGTATTGTCCTTTGTAGATTGGGTGGGATAGGTGATGTAATTCATACTCTTCCTCTTGTCAAGTATTTAAGAAATAAATACAAAGAAGCAAGCATTGAATATATTACATCTGAAAATATTTCTGAATTACTTACTAAGTGCTGTCCATACATAGATCGTGTATGGGTTTATAAAAAAGGATTTAGGATTCAGGATTCAGTTAATTATTTTTTTAATTTACACACTAGCTTAAAATTTTTTTTCTTTAATCTTTTTCATATTAGAGCTAAAAAATATTTTCAATATAAAAAAGACAATAACTTTCATGCGGTTGTAAATTTTGCAAAGACTTATGATAAAGAACTTTCTGCACTTCATTTAGATATGAAAACAATCTTTGTTAATAATTCAACTGATATTTTAACTAAGTCTGGTTTAGCAGCAACTAAGTACATATGTTTTGTCCCAGGAGTTGGTAAGGTAAGAATCCACAGGGCATGGCCATTTGAAAATTGGTTTAGTTTAACAAAAAAAATCTTGAATTGTAAAAGAGACTATAAAGTTGTTTTTTTAGGTGGAGAAGATGAAAAAGAAATTTTTCAAAACAGTTCTTTTAATAATCAAGTAGTAAACTTAATTGGCAAGTTATGTCTTTCAAAAGTCGCAAAAATTATTTCAGGTGCAAGTTGTTTAGTCTCTTGTGATACTGGGCTTTTACATATAGCTAGTGCATTATCTAAAAAAGTTATAGGATTATACGGACCAACATTACCACAACGAACTGGCCCTTTTACAAATGATTATCAAATACTTTCAGCAAAAGACTGCAAATGTATAAATAAAAAAAAATGTAGTTTTATTAATGGTGGCTATTGTATGAATAGTTTAAGTATAGATAAAGTCTTAGAAACTATTTCTTTGCTGGTTTTACTTCTTGTGTTTTTGCCTGTGGAGCAGCTGCTTGCTTACTAG